The sequence below is a genomic window from Candidatus Fusobacterium pullicola.
ATTCCCTTCTCTCTTTCTAAATCCATAGAATCAAGAAGTTGTTCTTTCATCTCTCTTTTAGATACAGCACCTGTATATTCCAATAATCTATCTGCTATTGTAGACTTTCCATGGTCTATATGTGCTATAATAGAGAAGTTTCTTTTATGTTTTTGTAACATTCTTACCTCCTAATAATTCCTACTTTTTCACATAATATTATAAAAGATAATACAAAAAAACACAATATATTTTTTATCACACAATAATAAAAACTCAAGAATATACCTCTACTTTTGTACGTAAAACATATTCTTGAGCTTTTTTAATTCAATTTAAGTTTTTTATAATTTTTTATCTAATTTATTATAGTAATCTGGCAGCTATTTCAGCTATCTCAGATCTTTCACCTTTTTTCAAAGTTATATGACCAACAATCTTTTCAAATTTTAATCTATCAGCCATATAAGTTAAGCCATTAGTATTGGCATCTAGATATGGATTATCTATCTGTTGAGGGTCTCCGGTAAATATTATCTTTGTATCTTGACCAGCTCTAGTTACTATTGTTTTTATCTCTAATGGAGTTAAATTTTGAGCTTCATCTATTATTATTAATCCTTTTGGAATACTTCTACCTCTTATATATGTAAGTGGTTCTATCTTCATCATTCCCATAGATTCTAGCCCTTCAACTACCTTTTCTCCAGCTCTATCCTCTTTTGCTTCACTTAGAAAATCTATATTATCAAATATTGGCTGCATCCAAGGTTTTAATTTTTCCTTTTCACTACCTGGAAGATATCCTAAATCTTTACCCATTGGTATTATAGGTCTGGCTATCAATATTTTCTTGTATCTTTTCTTTTCAACTACAAGTTCAAGACCGGCTGCAATAGCCATAAGAGTCTTTCCTGTTCCAGCTCCTCCAACCAATGTCACTACTTTTACACTATCATCCATAAGTAGTTCCATAGCAAATCTCTGCTCATCATTTCTTGCACGAAGTCCCCAAGCTTGTCCATCACCTAAAATAAATTTTTTTATTTTTCCTTCTACATATCTACCACATAAAGTATTATCTTTATATTTTAATTTGAAGAAACAGTTTGGTGTTGGAAGAATATCCTCTCTTTTTAGCTCAGTAAAATCTATTTTACCATCTTTATCAAATTTATCATAGATTTTCTTATCTACTTCTACATCGAAGAACCCATCATATAATTCGTTATACTCAACTCTGTCAGTTATATAGTCTTCTACCTCTAATCCTAAAGAGTCTGCTTTTATTCTCATATTTATATCTTTACTTACTATTATTACTCTTCTATCTGGATTATCTTTTTTTATACCTAAAGTTACAGAGATTATATTATTATCAACAATATCTCTACTTAAATTTTCTGGTAATAAGCTTCTATCGTTTTTTATCTCTACTTTAAAAAATATATCTTGTGGAAGTTCTACTCCCTTTGCTAAACTGCCCTTACTTCTTATTTCATCTAATACTCTTGAGGCCATTCTAGCTTGAATAGCTGTATTTTGATTTCTTTTTAATTTATCTATCTCTTCTACTACGTATATAGGTAGAATAACATCATTCCCTCTAAAATTATAGATACATCTAGGGTCATGAATTAGTATATTGGTATCTAGTACAAAAATTTTTCTCATATAAATCAACTCCTTTGAGTACTGAGATCATAATCCTATATCTATATTTTCGAGAGATTTCTTAATTTTCCTTTAATTTATTTTATTTCTTTAATACTCTTTTTATAACTTCTAAAGCCGCAATAGTTCCTTCGGCAGTAGCAACTGTAACTTGTTTAATTACACCACTTCTAATATCTCCAGCCGCATACATCCCTTCTACATTCATCTTCATATCTGCTCCAGTTACTATGTATCCCTCTTTATCTAACTTAGCAAACTCTCCATACATCTCTGTATTATTTTTAGTACCAAGGTATAAAAAGGCAAAGTCTGATTTATATACTTTCTCCTCTCCCTTTTCTTCAACCACTAACTCCTCTACATAATCCTTTCCTTTTATTTCAAGAAGTTTTACTCCAGTAATTATCTCAACTTTTTCTGATGAAGTTAAGGCTTCATAACTCTCTTTACTACACTTAAACTCATCTTCTGTTACCATTACTCTAATATGTTTAGAAAATTTTGTTAAAAATAGTGCCTCTTCTGCTAACTCCTCTCCCTGTCCAATAAGAGATACTGTCATAAATTTCGTGAATGCTCCATCACAAGTAGCACAATAAGAAACACCTTTTCCTAAAAATTCTTGCTCACCCTTTATTTTTTTTACAAAACTCTTTCCTGTTCCAGTAGCAACTATGATATTTTTACCTTTAAAATTTCCAGCATCAGTTTTTACAACTTTTATAGCTTCATATGGATCAAATCCTAAAAGTGTTCCCTCTACAAATTCAACTCCAAATCTTTTAGTTTGCTCTCTCATACGTCTATTTAACTCAACTCCTGTTATTCCCTCTGGAAATCCCGGATAATTATCTACTTGATGAGCCATATATAGACTTCCTTTTCCCTCTCTTTCAATTATTAAAGTTGAAAGTCTTGATCTTCCTGTATATAAACCAGCTGTTAATCCTGCCGGTCCTCCTCCTATAATTATTACATCATATATTTTTTCCATAGTGTTCCTCCTATATTAATCCTTGCATTGTCAAAAATTGTTTTTCTTCCCCTATTGTTGTAACCTCAGTATGACCACTGTATACCTTTGTGTCCTCAGGTACTTCTGTACATAATTTTTTCAAACTTCTAAACAGTGTCTCTCCATCACTTGTAGGTAGATCATATCTTCCAAAACTTCTCTTAAATAAAGTATCTCCAGATATTAATATTTTACTATCTGAATTATAATAACATTTTGAACCTACTGTATGTCCTGGAGTATCTAAAACTTTAAACTCTCCTACCATATCTCCCTCTTTTACTGTTATATAATCACTATTGTAAGTAAACTCTGTTCCATTTATATATTTCATTAGATTTAAATCTTGATCTACTAAAAATCTCTCTTCCTCTTTTCCTATATATACCTTTACATCTGGATATAACTCCTTCACTCTGTTAAGTCCAGCTATATGGTCACCATGTCCATGAGTTAATACCATATATTTTAATGTCAGTCCATGTGTTTTTATGAAAGTTTCAACTCTTCCGATATTTTCTCCTCCACAGTCAAAAAGATATGCCTCTTTTTTATCATTCCATACTAAATAACAATTTGTCATCAGACTTCCCAAATAAAAAGTTTGTATATTCATTTTTTCCTCCATAATTCATCTCATTATTGTCTACATAAATATTATACTTTACCTTATATCTCTTGTCAAAATATTACTGATAATTTTTAAAATCTATGTTATAATTAATATGTATATGAATTTTAAGGAGGAATTACTTTGAATATAGTTTTATTAAATCCAGAAATACCTTATAACACAGGGAATATAGGAAGAACATCTGTTCTTACAAATACAAAATTACATCTTATCAAACCTCTTGGATTCTCATTAGATGAGAAACAATTAAAAAGAGCTGGACTTGATTATTGGCATCTTGTTGATTTAGTTGTATGGGAATCTTATGAAGAGTTTATTCAAGCAAATCCAAATGCTAGAATTTTTTATGCCACTACAAAGACTAATCAAAAATATAGTGATATAGAGTTTAAAGATGATGATTTTGTTATGTTTGGACCTGAATCAAGAGGTATTCCAGAAGAGATTCTAGATGCTAATAAGGAGACTTGTATAACTATTCCTATGATTGATATGGGACGTTCTCTAAACCTTTCAAACTCTGCTGCTATCATTTTATATGAGGCTCTTAGACAAAATAACTTTAACTTTAAAAAATAGGAGCGAAATCTTATGAGAATATTGGGAATTGACCCGGGAACTGCAATCGTAGGTTTTTCTATTTTAGATTTTGAAAATAATAGATTTAATGTTATTGACTACGGCTGTATCTTCACTGATAAAGATATGCCTATGGAAGATAGACTTTGTAAAATTTATTCTGAACTTGATGGGATAATAAAAAAATATAATCCAGATGAGATGGCAATTGAAGAGTTATTTTATTTTAAAAATAATAAAACTGTCATATCTGTTGGACAAGCTAGAGGTGTCATTATTCTATGTGGTAGACAAAACAATTTAATAATTAACCACTATACTCCTCTACAAGTAAAAACAGGAATAACAGGATATGGAAAAGCTGAAAAAAAACAGATACAACTTATGGTACAAAGAATATTAGGATTAAAGGAGATTCCTAAACCAGATGATGCTGCAGATGCTCTAGCTATTGCAATCACTCATATTAACTCAAAAAATTCTGGTATATTTGCTAGAGAGATTACAGGGAAACTGAGTTCGAAATCTCTTCCTAAAACTAAACTTTCTGCTAAAGAATATAGGGAACTTATTTTAAATGGGGGTAATTAATTATGATTATGGAAACATTAAAAAATATTCGTTCTCATAGAAGTTTTACTAAGGATAAAATCTCTATGAAGGATTTAGAAAAAATGGTGGAGTCTACACGATATGCTTCATCTACTAGAAATGCTCAAAAACTTAGATATGTATTAATTAGTGATAGTGAACTTTGTAGTAAAATATTCCCTTTAGTAAAATTTGCTGGAGCTATACCTTGGAATCCCACTATAGATGAAGCTCCTACAGCATATATTTTAATGTGTAGTGAAAATCCTTTAGTAAATTTTGTAGAAAAAAATCTATATTTTGATATGGGAATTGCCTCTCAAAATATTATGCTTGTTGCAAACGAAATGGGATATGGAGGGTGTATTATCGGTTCATATAATAAACCTGAAGTAGATAAAATAGTTGAATTACCAGAAGGGTATGTATCTCATATACTTCTAGCTCTTGGAAAACCAACTGATATCGTTACTATAACAGAAGCTATTGATGGAAATACCACTTACTATAGAGAGGGAAACAATCATTTTGTACCTAAATTATCCCTTGAAGAAATTTCCTTACTAAAAAAATAAAAAATATTCTTGACTTTTTTAGTAGGTTAATGTATAATTCAAGTATCCTTTCTTTTAAAGAATTTTAATTTACTTAATTTAATATAAAAGCTGTCAGTTTTTTCTCTGACAGCTTTTATATTTTTTGTCTTTATTGGTAATCTTGGATATAATTTTTCTTTTTCTCAAAGATTCCCTTTTCCCTTATTCTTCCTATGACTTCTTCATTATTTACCTCTATCTTTTCAAGATATATAAGCTCTTCTATACTTAATTGCCCAAAAATAAGAGAAGATAAATCTCCGATATCAATTTTTAAATCCCAATCACTCATATTTCCGTACCACTGTTCTCCCTCTTCAGTAAAGACATAAACTTGATTATTCTCCATTATTATACTATCTGTTACCATTATTTTCATATCTATATCAAAAATATTCAACATTTTAAAAACTTCTAACGGATTTAAAATTCTTCCCATAATAAATGGATACTCTTTAACTTCAAGAGCTTTTTGGTTATTAAATAAATAATCCAACAATTTTTCATCTATATTTTTTATTTTTAACTTCGGATAATACTCTTTAAAACTTTTTACAAGGGATAATAGATTTTCTAAAGCTCTTCTATCTCTTGCAAATATCTCCCTTATCTCCAATTCTTCTCTTCTATAAAGTGCTACATATCCTCTTATGCTCTCATCTAAATATATTGAAAAAACATCTCCACCATCACTTTTAATCTCTTTCACCCAATTTTTAAAATACTCTTCATCTCTTTCAATATATAGTGATATATCCTTCATCTTTTCATTATAGACCTCTACTAAATCTCTATAAAGCTCATCATCACTATCTAAGTCTACTCTTTTTATATCATAAGCTCTCTCTATCTTTCCATAGGGAATACTCTCTGTCTTCATAGAATAATTTTTTAAGTTACTTACATATTCAAACCCATATCTTCTATATATTTCAGGATTAATTGGGGAAAGAAATACAAATGGTACCTCTCTTTTCCTATTCTCAATTAAGGATTCCTTTAGAAGCTCTCCCATATATCCCTTACCTCTATATTCCGGAGAAACGGCTACTCCAACTATATATATAGAATCAAAAATACTTCCATTAAAATTCAATTTATATGGATTTTCATGTAAAGATGCCTTTATCTCATCATTCTCTTCTAAAACTAAATACTTATGTTTGTCATACAGATTTTCAAAATAAAAATCTACTTCATTCTCTCCATCTAAAAAACACTCTTGCCAAATTTTTTTAGCCTTTTCAAAATCCTCATCCATTCCATATCTTATCATATATTTTTACCTTCCTTACAATATTTCTCTTTTCTTTTGAAATTACTTATATTATAATTTAATTATAAAAAAAAATCCATGGTATTTAGGAGGAATTATGTATCAATTTAACTACACAATACAAAAAGATGATATTAATTATGGTGGGCATGTTGGAAATGAGAGAGCTTTACTTTTCTTTCAAATGGCTAGAATGAGTTTTTTCGAATCTCTTGGATTAAGTGAATTAGATTTAGGAGAGGGAGCTGGAGTTATACAAAAAAATGGTTTTGTAGAGTATAATAAACAACTCTTTTTAAATGATTCTATCACTATCAATATTACAAATATTGAATTTTCTAAAACAAGTTTTAATATGTTTTATGAAATTTTTAATCAAGATGGAGATAAAGTAATAAATGGCTCAACACTTCTTGTATCTTTTGATTATTCCAAACATAAAATAAAGAAAGTTCCAGAAACTTTTAAAGAGAGTGCTACTAAATTAATCAACGGTGATAATATATGAATATCTTAATTAGTGCTTGCCTTTTAGGAGTAGCTTGTAGATATGATGGAAATCCAAAGGGAGTAGAAAAAATTAAGAATTTAACTGAAAAATACAACCTT
It includes:
- a CDS encoding PhoH family protein; protein product: MRKIFVLDTNILIHDPRCIYNFRGNDVILPIYVVEEIDKLKRNQNTAIQARMASRVLDEIRSKGSLAKGVELPQDIFFKVEIKNDRSLLPENLSRDIVDNNIISVTLGIKKDNPDRRVIIVSKDINMRIKADSLGLEVEDYITDRVEYNELYDGFFDVEVDKKIYDKFDKDGKIDFTELKREDILPTPNCFFKLKYKDNTLCGRYVEGKIKKFILGDGQAWGLRARNDEQRFAMELLMDDSVKVVTLVGGAGTGKTLMAIAAGLELVVEKKRYKKILIARPIIPMGKDLGYLPGSEKEKLKPWMQPIFDNIDFLSEAKEDRAGEKVVEGLESMGMMKIEPLTYIRGRSIPKGLIIIDEAQNLTPLEIKTIVTRAGQDTKIIFTGDPQQIDNPYLDANTNGLTYMADRLKFEKIVGHITLKKGERSEIAEIAARLL
- a CDS encoding NAD(P)/FAD-dependent oxidoreductase, whose product is MEKIYDVIIIGGGPAGLTAGLYTGRSRLSTLIIEREGKGSLYMAHQVDNYPGFPEGITGVELNRRMREQTKRFGVEFVEGTLLGFDPYEAIKVVKTDAGNFKGKNIIVATGTGKSFVKKIKGEQEFLGKGVSYCATCDGAFTKFMTVSLIGQGEELAEEALFLTKFSKHIRVMVTEDEFKCSKESYEALTSSEKVEIITGVKLLEIKGKDYVEELVVEEKGEEKVYKSDFAFLYLGTKNNTEMYGEFAKLDKEGYIVTGADMKMNVEGMYAAGDIRSGVIKQVTVATAEGTIAALEVIKRVLKK
- a CDS encoding MBL fold metallo-hydrolase; its protein translation is MNIQTFYLGSLMTNCYLVWNDKKEAYLFDCGGENIGRVETFIKTHGLTLKYMVLTHGHGDHIAGLNRVKELYPDVKVYIGKEEERFLVDQDLNLMKYINGTEFTYNSDYITVKEGDMVGEFKVLDTPGHTVGSKCYYNSDSKILISGDTLFKRSFGRYDLPTSDGETLFRSLKKLCTEVPEDTKVYSGHTEVTTIGEEKQFLTMQGLI
- the trmL gene encoding tRNA (uridine(34)/cytosine(34)/5-carboxymethylaminomethyluridine(34)-2'-O)-methyltransferase TrmL, which encodes MNIVLLNPEIPYNTGNIGRTSVLTNTKLHLIKPLGFSLDEKQLKRAGLDYWHLVDLVVWESYEEFIQANPNARIFYATTKTNQKYSDIEFKDDDFVMFGPESRGIPEEILDANKETCITIPMIDMGRSLNLSNSAAIILYEALRQNNFNFKK
- the ruvC gene encoding crossover junction endodeoxyribonuclease RuvC; its protein translation is MRILGIDPGTAIVGFSILDFENNRFNVIDYGCIFTDKDMPMEDRLCKIYSELDGIIKKYNPDEMAIEELFYFKNNKTVISVGQARGVIILCGRQNNLIINHYTPLQVKTGITGYGKAEKKQIQLMVQRILGLKEIPKPDDAADALAIAITHINSKNSGIFAREITGKLSSKSLPKTKLSAKEYRELILNGGN
- a CDS encoding nitroreductase family protein, translating into MIMETLKNIRSHRSFTKDKISMKDLEKMVESTRYASSTRNAQKLRYVLISDSELCSKIFPLVKFAGAIPWNPTIDEAPTAYILMCSENPLVNFVEKNLYFDMGIASQNIMLVANEMGYGGCIIGSYNKPEVDKIVELPEGYVSHILLALGKPTDIVTITEAIDGNTTYYREGNNHFVPKLSLEEISLLKK
- a CDS encoding GNAT family N-acetyltransferase — translated: MIRYGMDEDFEKAKKIWQECFLDGENEVDFYFENLYDKHKYLVLEENDEIKASLHENPYKLNFNGSIFDSIYIVGVAVSPEYRGKGYMGELLKESLIENRKREVPFVFLSPINPEIYRRYGFEYVSNLKNYSMKTESIPYGKIERAYDIKRVDLDSDDELYRDLVEVYNEKMKDISLYIERDEEYFKNWVKEIKSDGGDVFSIYLDESIRGYVALYRREELEIREIFARDRRALENLLSLVKSFKEYYPKLKIKNIDEKLLDYLFNNQKALEVKEYPFIMGRILNPLEVFKMLNIFDIDMKIMVTDSIIMENNQVYVFTEEGEQWYGNMSDWDLKIDIGDLSSLIFGQLSIEELIYLEKIEVNNEEVIGRIREKGIFEKKKNYIQDYQ
- a CDS encoding acyl-CoA thioesterase — protein: MYQFNYTIQKDDINYGGHVGNERALLFFQMARMSFFESLGLSELDLGEGAGVIQKNGFVEYNKQLFLNDSITINITNIEFSKTSFNMFYEIFNQDGDKVINGSTLLVSFDYSKHKIKKVPETFKESATKLINGDNI